In the Geobacter sp. FeAm09 genome, one interval contains:
- a CDS encoding ELWxxDGT repeat protein, with product MRTTLRLALAGTMAAACFALAGCGNDAATQQTTTPFAVVAMTDGTTGAEPYLVKDGAVTLIKDINPGSGDSNPIGFTPLNGKICFFASDGTNYGLWVTDGTAAGTTQVKTFQANNVDKAANATIAKQISGGPAELTAFNGKLYFAANDGTNGTELWVTDGTATGTVMVKDINTTAGASSYPRSLAVMGSKLYFSATDGTNGYELWASDGTSAGTAMVKDINTSSAGASSYPGGFTAMNGKLYFQANDGVNGYELWVTNGTADGTVMLKDINTTAGASSYPLYFTPMGGKLYFRADDGVNGSELWVTDGTASGTTMVKDINTATAGAGSSPDSFTVFNGKLYFDATDGTHGYELWVSDGTEAGTVMLKDINTATAGASSYPDSFTIFNGKLYFNADDGVHGTELWVTDGTDAGTAMVADIYPGSSSSGAVAIQVFASMSNTSYLYGNFTTLLLSASDADHGLELWTTDGTAAGTKLLKDLNPGTGDGISLFGMKG from the coding sequence ATGCGCACGACTCTTCGCCTGGCCCTTGCCGGGACCATGGCCGCGGCCTGCTTCGCCCTGGCCGGATGCGGCAACGATGCCGCGACCCAGCAGACAACCACCCCCTTCGCCGTTGTCGCCATGACCGACGGCACCACCGGCGCCGAACCGTACCTGGTGAAGGACGGCGCCGTCACCCTGATCAAGGACATCAATCCGGGCAGCGGCGATTCCAACCCCATAGGTTTTACCCCCCTGAACGGCAAGATCTGTTTCTTCGCCAGCGACGGCACCAACTACGGGCTCTGGGTCACCGACGGCACCGCCGCCGGCACCACCCAGGTGAAGACTTTTCAGGCCAACAATGTGGACAAGGCAGCGAACGCAACGATTGCCAAGCAAATATCCGGCGGTCCCGCAGAGCTTACGGCCTTTAACGGCAAGCTCTACTTCGCCGCCAACGACGGCACCAACGGCACGGAGCTGTGGGTGACCGACGGCACCGCCACCGGCACCGTCATGGTGAAGGACATCAACACCACCGCGGGCGCCAGTTCCTACCCCAGATCTCTGGCGGTCATGGGGAGCAAGCTCTATTTCTCCGCTACCGACGGCACCAACGGCTATGAACTGTGGGCCTCGGACGGCACCTCCGCCGGCACCGCCATGGTGAAGGACATCAACACCAGCAGCGCGGGCGCCAGCTCCTACCCCGGCGGTTTTACCGCCATGAACGGCAAGCTCTACTTCCAGGCCAACGACGGCGTCAACGGCTATGAGCTGTGGGTTACGAACGGCACCGCCGACGGCACCGTCATGCTGAAGGACATCAACACCACCGCTGGCGCCAGTTCCTACCCCCTCTACTTTACGCCCATGGGCGGCAAGCTCTACTTTAGAGCCGACGACGGCGTCAACGGCTCGGAGCTGTGGGTCACGGACGGCACCGCCAGCGGCACCACCATGGTGAAGGATATCAACACCGCCACCGCAGGCGCCGGTTCCTCCCCCGACAGTTTTACGGTATTCAACGGCAAACTCTATTTTGACGCCACCGACGGCACCCATGGCTATGAGTTGTGGGTAAGCGACGGCACCGAGGCGGGCACCGTCATGCTGAAGGATATCAACACCGCCACCGCAGGCGCCAGTTCGTACCCCGACAGTTTTACGATCTTCAACGGCAAGCTCTATTTCAATGCCGACGACGGCGTCCACGGTACCGAACTGTGGGTCACGGACGGCACGGACGCCGGCACCGCCATGGTGGCGGACATCTATCCCGGCTCGTCCAGTTCAGGCGCCGTGGCAATCCAGGTCTTTGCCAGCATGTCCAATACGTCATACCTGTACGGAAACTTCACGACCCTGCTCCTGAGCGCCTCTGACGCCGACCACGGCCTGGAACTCTGGACCACCGACGGCACCGCGGCCGGGACCAAGCTGCTCAAGGACCTGAACCCCGGAACCGGCGACGGCATCAGCTTATTCGGGATGAAAGGCTGA
- a CDS encoding methyl-accepting chemotaxis protein: MKDLKIGTKMLLGFGIVAVIMICTITSGIMLLNRIGRQFDEAQAFNTVSGYSQQVQTSIFDINDLVKQVAMNSDEADKKAILAKIAQRRKVYVDNLEKVSKTAVSPEAKQLFEEYKKTTAAGREVNKQLIEYAMQNKMQEFIDLYKKDFERIDTNSHDMLTKMAEYNDNRVKELLKSADQSERQAKIMFGLFGLASVIISVLIAVTLTRSVTRPIGECVAVANSLAAGDLTMEVRAQAKDETGQLMAAMGNMVATLRDVMGRANATSSQLAAAAVQLESTAEQIATGAEEVASQAGTVATASEEMSHTSTDIARNCTMAADASHRTAETTTTGAAVVQETITGMNIIAERVRHTSQTIETLGSRSEQIGNIVGTIEDIADQTNLLALNAAIEAARAGEQGRGFAVVADEVRALAERTTTATKEIGEMIRAIQNETQTAVKSMDEGVREVEKGATSSQKSGRALEEILNQINEVTMQINQIATASEEQTATTNEVTMNIQQITAVVAQTARGAEETAGAASSLSQLAQELQTLVRRFKLA, from the coding sequence ATGAAGGATTTGAAGATCGGCACAAAGATGTTACTTGGTTTCGGGATCGTGGCGGTGATCATGATCTGCACCATAACCAGCGGGATCATGCTGCTCAACAGGATCGGGCGGCAATTCGACGAGGCCCAGGCCTTCAACACGGTCAGCGGCTACTCGCAGCAGGTCCAGACCTCCATCTTCGATATCAACGACCTGGTGAAGCAGGTGGCCATGAACAGCGACGAGGCCGACAAGAAGGCGATCCTGGCCAAGATTGCGCAGCGGCGCAAGGTCTACGTGGACAACCTGGAAAAGGTGTCCAAAACCGCGGTGTCGCCCGAGGCGAAGCAGTTGTTCGAGGAGTACAAGAAGACCACGGCCGCCGGCAGGGAGGTCAACAAGCAGTTGATCGAGTATGCCATGCAGAACAAGATGCAGGAGTTCATCGATCTCTACAAGAAGGATTTCGAACGGATCGACACCAACAGCCACGACATGCTCACCAAAATGGCCGAATACAACGACAACCGGGTGAAGGAACTCCTGAAAAGCGCGGATCAGAGCGAGCGGCAGGCCAAGATCATGTTCGGCCTCTTCGGGCTGGCCTCGGTCATCATCAGCGTCCTGATCGCCGTCACCCTGACCCGCAGCGTGACCCGGCCCATCGGGGAATGCGTCGCCGTGGCCAACTCCCTGGCTGCCGGCGACCTGACCATGGAGGTGCGGGCCCAGGCCAAGGATGAAACCGGCCAACTGATGGCGGCCATGGGCAATATGGTGGCGACCCTGCGGGACGTCATGGGGAGGGCGAACGCCACTTCCAGCCAACTGGCGGCCGCCGCGGTGCAACTGGAGTCCACCGCCGAGCAGATCGCCACCGGCGCCGAGGAGGTCGCCTCCCAGGCCGGGACCGTGGCCACCGCCAGCGAGGAGATGTCCCACACCAGCACCGACATCGCCCGCAACTGCACCATGGCCGCCGACGCCTCCCACCGGACGGCTGAAACCACCACCACCGGAGCCGCGGTGGTTCAGGAGACCATCACCGGCATGAACATCATCGCGGAGCGGGTGCGCCATACCTCCCAGACCATCGAGACCCTGGGCTCCCGTTCCGAGCAGATCGGCAACATCGTGGGCACCATCGAGGACATCGCCGACCAGACGAACCTGTTGGCCCTGAACGCGGCCATCGAGGCGGCCCGGGCCGGGGAGCAGGGGCGCGGTTTCGCCGTGGTGGCCGACGAGGTGCGGGCCCTGGCCGAGCGGACCACCACGGCGACCAAGGAGATCGGCGAGATGATCCGGGCCATTCAGAACGAGACCCAGACCGCCGTGAAATCCATGGACGAAGGGGTGCGCGAGGTGGAGAAGGGGGCCACGTCCTCCCAGAAATCGGGCCGGGCCCTGGAGGAGATCCTGAACCAGATCAACGAGGTCACCATGCAGATCAACCAGATCGCCACGGCGTCGGAGGAACAGACCGCCACCACCAACGAGGTGACCATGAACATCCAGCAGATCACGGCGGTGGTGGCCCAGACCGCCCGGGGCGCCGAGGAGACCGCCGGGGCCGCCTCAAGCTTAAGCCAGCTCGCCCAGGAGTTGCAGACCCTGGTCCGGCGGTTCAAGCTGGCGTAG
- a CDS encoding DUF4349 domain-containing protein: protein MNCRQHAVHRVVIVAMLLTAVCCLASCKKKEEAAPASAPVIAGSPAPKGETAPQERKRKIILNHSVNVEVRDCKAALDALTKLTEANGGYVFKSSRNSHDGGSRWGSAGIRVPVGKVGGVLAGIRGLGKVDNESSTAEDITEGYIDLEARLKITKLSEARLSELYRKAGKLSDVLEVEKELTRVRGDIEAFEAKKRNWDQLTELVTIEVSLSESSSGMPSGNRIMYPIRTAVGGAVTAFVDSLHALIVFLGAIIPWAAIFGPLAYFTVRRLLKKLSGKWLESQDGGVGEDHLP, encoded by the coding sequence ATGAATTGCCGTCAACACGCTGTTCACCGGGTTGTCATCGTCGCTATGTTGCTCACCGCTGTTTGCTGTTTGGCTTCCTGCAAGAAAAAGGAGGAAGCGGCCCCGGCTAGCGCCCCCGTGATAGCAGGGAGCCCCGCACCCAAGGGAGAGACCGCGCCGCAGGAGAGGAAACGCAAGATCATCCTCAATCACTCGGTCAATGTGGAGGTAAGGGATTGCAAGGCCGCCCTGGATGCGTTGACGAAGCTCACAGAAGCGAACGGCGGGTATGTTTTCAAGAGCAGCCGCAATAGCCATGATGGTGGCTCCCGTTGGGGCAGTGCGGGGATACGGGTGCCGGTCGGCAAGGTTGGCGGCGTCCTGGCGGGTATTCGCGGACTTGGAAAAGTGGACAACGAAAGTTCAACTGCCGAGGACATCACGGAAGGATACATTGACCTGGAGGCCCGGCTCAAGATCACCAAGCTGTCCGAGGCCCGTCTTTCGGAGCTGTATCGGAAGGCTGGAAAACTCTCCGACGTGCTGGAGGTTGAAAAGGAGTTGACGCGGGTCAGGGGCGATATCGAGGCCTTTGAGGCGAAGAAAAGGAACTGGGATCAACTGACGGAACTGGTGACCATCGAAGTCAGCCTAAGCGAGAGTTCCAGCGGCATGCCTTCGGGAAACCGGATAATGTACCCGATAAGAACGGCTGTCGGTGGGGCTGTGACCGCCTTTGTGGACTCGCTTCATGCCCTTATTGTCTTTCTCGGTGCGATTATCCCGTGGGCGGCGATCTTTGGTCCGCTGGCATACTTCACTGTTCGCAGGCTTCTGAAGAAATTGAGCGGTAAGTGGTTGGAATCACAAGATGGTGGGGTGGGCGAGGACCACTTGCCGTAA